Proteins encoded by one window of Anopheles maculipalpis chromosome 2RL, idAnoMacuDA_375_x, whole genome shotgun sequence:
- the LOC126557852 gene encoding acyl-coenzyme A thioesterase 9, mitochondrial-like, translating into MIATRVRFGGLPNIVHRQFCSGSLQPIRYGMAQHQRTLNVATASALISDTKTTLPVSSRGHRMFSSINYLRGDLECTAGTMNDVKQTIIQKLGIEVGYTPFVSTREHLVKYVPQSVSALPPRSMQDSFTSAIIPLTTDKILKDKYVGFMGNVRVGRLMEDMDMFAVWVVHKHVLVPDLPEGVSLPYTFVTVLVDKIDFTDLVPTHDADIRLSGHVSWVGRTSVEVVVWMEQKLHGKWRKLTRALFLMAARDATNTKAAFINPLVPANEEEKTIFDGGESRKKRRIQMQQEDLLKTEPNDFEQRMVHELFVKSIDTKSKAFNKRILPPGYVWMEDATMANIVFSHPEDRNAHNKVFGGFLMRNALELSWALAYNFAKRRPKLEHISDISFHHPVDVSSMLNMQAHVIFTDLHYMEIVVLADVYDAVTGQQTTTNSFYYTYSVAERLPKIMPKTYHEAMYYLDGRRKFRYAMGIDAGNSNAAAPSAAGATETTKSKL; encoded by the exons ATGATTGCAACCAGGGTCAGATTCGGTGGTTTGCCGAACATAGTGCATCGGCAGTTTTGCAGCGGCAGCTTGCAACCGATACGATATGGAATGGCACAACACCAACGTACGCTAAATGTCGCTACAGCTAGTGCACTGATAAGTGATACCAAAACAACCTTACCAGTGTCGTCACGCGGTCATAG AATGTTTTCCAGCATCAACTATCTGAGGGGTGATTTGGAGTGTACGGCCGGGACGATGAACGATG tgaAACAAACGATAATACAAAAACTAGGCATTGAGGTCGGCTACACACCATTCGTAAGCACCCGCGAACATCTGGTCAAGTATGTTCCGCAATCCGTTAGTGCGCTTCCACCCCGCAGTATGCAGGATTCGTTTACATCGGCGATAATTCCGCTGACAACGGATAAAATTCTCAAGGACAAGTATGTCGGTTTCATGGGAAATGTGCGCGTTGGTCGGCTTATGGAAGATATGGATATGTTTGCCG TATGGGTCGTTCATAAGCATGTACTGGTGCCGGATCTTCCGGAAGGTGTTTCGTTACCATACACCTTCGTAACCGTGCTGGTAGACAAGATCGACTTTACCGACCTAGTGCCAACGCATGATGCCGATATTCGTCTTTCGGGCCATGTAAGCTGGGTCGGGCGAACATCCGTAGAGGTGGTAGTATGGATGGAGCAAAAGCTGCATGGAAAATGGCGTAAGCTTACCCGGGCCTTGTTTCTGATGGCTGCTCGTGATGCTACCAACACGAAAGCAGCCTTTATCAATCCATTGGTGCCAGCGAACGAGGAGGAGAAAACTATTTTCGATGGAGGAGAAT CGCGTAAAAAGCGGCgcattcagatgcaacaggaAGATTTGCTAAAGACTGAACCGAACGATTTTGAGCAGCGAATGGTTCACGAACTGTTTGTAAAATCAATCGACACCAAGAGCAAAGCGTTCAACAAGCGCATCCTTCCACCGGGATACGTTTGGATGGAAGATGCCACTATGGCGAACATAGTGTTTTCCCATCCCGAAGATCGTAACGCACATAACAAGGTGTTTGGTGGATTTTTGATGCGAAATGCGCTCGAGTTGAGCTGGGCGTTGGCATACAATTTTGCCAAACGACGCCCAAAGCTGGAACACATATCGGACATAAGCTTCCACCATCCGGTCGATGTTTCTTCAATGCTGAACATGCAAGCGCACGTAATTTTTACCGATCTGCATTACATGGAAATTGTTGTACTGGCTGATGTGTACGATGCCGTCACTGGTCAGCAAACGACCACAAACAGTTTCTACTACACGTACTCGGTCGCTGAGCGACTGCCCAAGATAATGCCCAAAACGTATCACGAGGCAATGTATTATTTGGATGGACGTCGAAAGTTCCGTTACGCTATGGGTATCGATGCGGGAAATTCGAACGCTGCTGCACCATCGGCAGCTGGTGCGACAGAAACAACGAAAAGCAAATTGTAA